A region of the Oceanivirga salmonicida genome:
AATTAATGGGAGAAAGCCTAACCATATCACAACTGTAAAATCACTAGGGTTAAAGAAAATTAATCATAGTGTAGAACATAATTTAACAGATGATATAAAAGGAAAAATAAAATTAGTTTCTTATTTATTAAAAGTAGAGGAGGTTCAATAATATGAACTTAAACGAATTAAAATCTGCTAATGTTAGAAAAGAAAAGAAAAGAATAGGTAGAGGACACGGAACTGGTTGGGGAAAAACAGCTGGTAAAGGTCATAACGGTCAAAAGCAAAGATCAGGAAATTATGTTTCTGCTGCTTTTGAAGGTGGACAAATGCCATTAGTTAGAAGAATACCTAAAAGAGGATTCTCAAATTCTCCATTTAAAAAAGATTTCATTGTATTGAATTTAAAAGATATAGTTGAAAAATTTGAAGACGGAGAGACAGTTTCTTTATCTACATTAGTTGAAAAAAACATAGTAAAAAACCCAGGATTTATATTGAATCAAAATGGAACAGACGGTAGAGAATACACAAGTTTATTAAAAGTTATAGGTCAATATGAAATAACTAAAAAATTAAACTTTAAAGTTGAAAAAATTTCAAAAACAGCTAAAGAATTAATAGAAAAAGCTGGAGGAACAGTAGAATTATTAGGAATAAAGTCTTATTCAAATACTGCTTCTAATAACAAAAAAGAAGATTAGGACAAGTAAGTTTAACTTACTTTTTTCCTATATTTAAGGAGTGATTATATTGACATTATTTGAAGCTATTAAAACTAGATTTAATTCTATACTTAATGTAAGAGAATTAAGAAGAAGAGTAACTTTTACCCTTTTAATGTTCTTAGTTGCTAGAATAGGTATACAAATTCCTGTTCCAGGAATAAATGTGGGATTATTTTCGCAATTTATTAATAATCCACTAGCTCAATTTTTAGACTTATTTTCAGGAGGAGCTATACAGCAAGCATCGATATTTTCT
Encoded here:
- the rpmD gene encoding 50S ribosomal protein L30, which encodes MSRVKITLIKGINGRKPNHITTVKSLGLKKINHSVEHNLTDDIKGKIKLVSYLLKVEEVQ
- the rplO gene encoding 50S ribosomal protein L15; protein product: MNLNELKSANVRKEKKRIGRGHGTGWGKTAGKGHNGQKQRSGNYVSAAFEGGQMPLVRRIPKRGFSNSPFKKDFIVLNLKDIVEKFEDGETVSLSTLVEKNIVKNPGFILNQNGTDGREYTSLLKVIGQYEITKKLNFKVEKISKTAKELIEKAGGTVELLGIKSYSNTASNNKKED